The sequence tagactaacataccgtctccgctcagaatcgtttttcttatacaatgatattatatcattgaattcaaatttaataccatccattatacagtgacccacttgtaacctactgtacagcagagcgaaatccacttacccacctttttagcatttaatgtatcaaataaaactaaaattaattaattgttaaaatataattacatacctaGCTTGATTGTTACTCGTAATGAAGGTAGTACTTGTTCTAATTCTAGGTTCCATTCTTCTTTATTGGcagatgtaatttttaatttctcattTGTTTTATAAGATGTTTGTCTATTATtctgcaatttatatttttatagtaattcctagcaaatttttatttttattatttaccttattTAAAACAgtcaaatcattaatattaagcaTATTTTCTTCTTCAGAATCAGAGTCCGTCCAAACCATTT is a genomic window of Acyrthosiphon pisum isolate AL4f unplaced genomic scaffold, pea_aphid_22Mar2018_4r6ur Scaffold_19843;HRSCAF=20534, whole genome shotgun sequence containing:
- the LOC100573058 gene encoding intraflagellar transport protein 57 homolog — its product is MVWTDSDSEEENMLNINDLTVLNKNNRQTSYKTNEKLKITSANKEEWNLELEQVLPSLRVTIKLGM